From Micromonospora rhizosphaerae, the proteins below share one genomic window:
- the secG gene encoding preprotein translocase subunit SecG: protein MPIWFAYTMIVLLVITSILLTLLILLHRGKGGGLSSMFGGGVSSSLAGSSVAEKNLDRYTVLVGIIWFACIVGIGLWLRLQLGSGAA, encoded by the coding sequence ATGCCGATCTGGTTCGCGTACACGATGATCGTGTTGCTGGTCATCACGAGCATCCTGCTCACCCTGCTGATCCTCCTGCACCGAGGTAAGGGCGGCGGGTTGTCGAGCATGTTCGGCGGCGGCGTCAGCTCCAGCCTGGCCGGGTCCTCGGTGGCCGAGAAGAACCTCGACCGTTACACCGTTCTGGTCGGGATCATCTGGTTCGCGTGCATCGTCGGGATCGGGCTCTGGCTCCGCCTCCAGCTCGGCAGCGGGGCAGCCTGA
- the tpiA gene encoding triose-phosphate isomerase — MAAVTRRPLMAGNWKMNLNHLEANLLLQKLAASLTEKQLTEVETVVLPPFTDLRTVQTVVEGDKLLIGYGGQDLSPYQSGAYTGDVSGPMLAKLGCTYVVVGHSERRAYHYEDDAVVNAKVAAALSNGLTPILCIGEGLEIREQLRHVPHCCDQLDAALKGLTPEQVTSVVVAYEPIWAIGTGKTATPEDAQEVCGEVRKRLVETFGAATADQVRILYGGSVKASNVAAIMAQPDVDGALVGGASLDAEEFAQICRFPEHMAR, encoded by the coding sequence ATGGCGGCCGTCACCCGCCGGCCGTTGATGGCCGGCAACTGGAAGATGAACCTGAACCACCTCGAGGCGAACCTCCTGCTGCAGAAGCTGGCGGCGAGCCTCACCGAGAAGCAGCTCACCGAGGTGGAGACGGTGGTCCTGCCGCCCTTCACCGACCTGCGCACGGTACAGACCGTGGTGGAGGGCGACAAGCTGCTGATCGGCTACGGCGGGCAGGACCTGTCGCCGTACCAGTCGGGGGCGTACACCGGGGACGTCTCCGGGCCGATGCTGGCCAAGCTCGGCTGCACCTACGTGGTGGTCGGCCACTCCGAGCGGCGGGCCTACCACTACGAGGACGACGCCGTGGTCAACGCCAAGGTCGCGGCGGCGCTCAGCAACGGGCTCACCCCGATCCTCTGCATCGGGGAGGGGCTGGAGATCCGGGAGCAGCTCCGGCACGTCCCGCACTGCTGCGACCAGCTGGACGCGGCGCTGAAGGGGCTCACCCCGGAGCAGGTGACCAGCGTCGTCGTCGCGTACGAGCCGATCTGGGCGATCGGCACCGGCAAGACGGCCACCCCGGAGGACGCCCAGGAGGTCTGCGGCGAGGTGCGCAAGCGGCTGGTCGAGACCTTCGGCGCGGCCACCGCGGACCAGGTCCGGATCCTCTACGGCGGGTCGGTCAAGGCGTCGAACGTCGCGGCGATCATGGCCCAGCCGGACGTGGACGGGGCCCTGGTGGGCGGGGCGAGCCTGGACGCCGAGGAATTCGCGCAGATCTGCCGGTTCCCGGAGCACATGGCCCGCTGA
- a CDS encoding phosphoglycerate kinase, whose amino-acid sequence MSIRSLDDLLAEGVSGRRVLVRADLNVPLDKQTGEITDDGRIRAVLPTLTALTEAGAKVVVCSHLGRPKGAPDPQFSLRPVGARLGQLLGAEVRFAEDTVGDSARSTVDGLADGQVALLENLRFNKGETSKDDAERGAFADQLAALGEAYVDDAFGAVHRKHASVYDVPARLPHFAGRLVLREVEVLSKLTGDPERPYVVVLGGSKVSDKLAVIEALLPKVDRLLIGGGMCFTFLKAQGLEVGSSLLEKEMVETCHSLLERSGGKILLPVDVVAAVAFASDAAHDTVRVDAIPNKMVGLDIGPETVAGFAAALKGARTIFWNGPMGVFEMPAFANGTRGVAEAIAKSDAFTVVGGGDSAAAVRTLGLDESAFDHISTGGGASLEYLEGKTLPGIAALED is encoded by the coding sequence GTGAGCATCCGCAGCCTCGACGACCTGCTCGCCGAGGGGGTGTCGGGTCGGCGCGTGCTGGTGCGCGCCGACCTGAACGTCCCGCTCGACAAGCAGACCGGTGAGATCACCGACGACGGCCGGATCCGGGCCGTCCTGCCGACGCTGACCGCGCTGACCGAGGCCGGCGCGAAGGTCGTGGTCTGCTCGCACCTGGGCCGCCCGAAGGGCGCGCCGGACCCGCAGTTCAGCCTCCGCCCGGTCGGCGCCCGCCTCGGTCAGCTGCTCGGAGCCGAGGTCCGGTTCGCCGAGGACACGGTCGGCGACTCCGCCCGCTCCACCGTGGACGGGCTCGCCGACGGCCAGGTCGCCCTGCTGGAGAACCTGCGCTTCAACAAGGGCGAGACCAGCAAGGACGACGCCGAGCGGGGCGCCTTCGCCGACCAGCTCGCCGCGCTCGGCGAGGCGTACGTCGACGACGCCTTCGGCGCGGTGCACCGCAAGCACGCCAGCGTGTACGACGTGCCGGCGCGGCTGCCGCACTTCGCCGGCCGGCTGGTGCTGCGCGAAGTCGAGGTGCTCAGCAAGCTGACCGGCGACCCGGAGCGGCCGTACGTGGTGGTGCTCGGTGGTTCGAAGGTCTCCGACAAGCTGGCGGTGATCGAGGCGCTGCTGCCGAAGGTCGACCGGCTGCTCATCGGCGGCGGCATGTGCTTCACCTTCCTCAAGGCGCAGGGCCTGGAGGTGGGCAGCTCGCTGCTGGAGAAGGAGATGGTCGAGACCTGCCACAGCCTCCTCGAGCGGTCGGGCGGCAAGATCCTGCTCCCGGTCGACGTGGTGGCCGCGGTCGCCTTCGCCTCCGACGCCGCGCACGACACGGTCCGCGTGGACGCCATCCCGAACAAGATGGTGGGGCTCGACATCGGCCCGGAGACGGTGGCCGGGTTCGCCGCCGCCCTCAAGGGGGCGCGGACGATCTTCTGGAACGGCCCGATGGGCGTGTTCGAGATGCCGGCGTTCGCCAACGGGACCCGCGGGGTCGCCGAGGCGATCGCGAAGTCCGACGCGTTCACCGTCGTGGGCGGCGGTGACTCGGCGGCTGCGGTCCGGACTCTCGGGCTGGACGAGTCGGCGTTCGATCACATCTCCACCGGTGGCGGTGCCTCCCTGGAATACCTCGAGGGCAAGACCCTCCCCGGCATCGCGGCGCTGGAGGACTGA
- the gap gene encoding type I glyceraldehyde-3-phosphate dehydrogenase — MTIRVGINGFGRIGRNFFRAVLASGADVEVVAVNDLTDNATLAHLVKYDSILGRLPQEVKATDDEISVGGKTIKAFAEKDPAKLKWGEAGADIVVESTGFFTDATKAKAHIDGGAKKVIISAPAKNEDVTVVMGVNHDKYDPAKHTIISNASCTTNCLAPMAKVLQDTFGIQQGLMTTIHAYTQDQNLQDAPHKDLRRARAAALNIVPTSTGAAKAIGLVLPELKGRLDGYALRVPVPTGSATDLTVNVNRETSVDEVNAAMKAAADGPLKGILVYNDDPIVSTDIVTDPASCIFDAPLTKVVGNQVKVVGWYDNEWGYSNRLLDLVKLVGQSL, encoded by the coding sequence GTGACCATCCGGGTTGGCATCAACGGCTTCGGCCGGATCGGCCGCAACTTCTTCCGGGCAGTGCTGGCGTCCGGCGCTGACGTCGAGGTCGTGGCGGTGAACGACCTGACCGACAACGCGACGCTCGCCCACCTTGTCAAGTACGACAGCATCCTGGGCCGCCTCCCGCAGGAGGTGAAGGCCACCGACGACGAGATCAGCGTGGGCGGCAAGACCATCAAGGCGTTCGCCGAGAAGGACCCGGCCAAACTGAAGTGGGGCGAGGCGGGCGCGGACATCGTCGTCGAGTCCACCGGCTTCTTCACCGACGCCACCAAGGCGAAGGCGCACATCGACGGCGGTGCCAAGAAGGTCATCATCTCCGCCCCGGCGAAGAACGAGGACGTCACGGTCGTCATGGGCGTCAACCACGACAAGTACGACCCGGCCAAGCACACCATCATCTCCAACGCCTCGTGCACCACCAACTGCCTCGCCCCGATGGCGAAGGTCCTGCAGGACACGTTCGGCATCCAGCAGGGTCTGATGACGACCATCCACGCGTACACCCAGGACCAGAACCTGCAGGACGCGCCGCACAAGGACCTGCGCCGGGCCCGGGCCGCCGCGCTGAACATCGTCCCGACCTCGACCGGCGCCGCCAAGGCGATCGGCCTGGTGCTGCCGGAGCTGAAGGGCAGGCTGGACGGCTACGCGCTGCGGGTGCCGGTCCCGACCGGCTCGGCCACCGACCTGACGGTCAACGTCAACCGCGAGACCAGCGTGGACGAGGTCAACGCCGCGATGAAGGCCGCCGCCGACGGCCCGCTCAAGGGCATCCTGGTCTACAACGACGACCCGATCGTCTCCACGGACATCGTCACCGACCCGGCGTCCTGCATCTTCGACGCGCCGCTGACCAAGGTGGTCGGCAACCAGGTCAAGGTGGTCGGCTGGTACGACAACGAGTGGGGCTACTCCAACCGCCTTCTCGACCTGGTCAAGCTGGTGGGTCAGTCGCTGTGA
- the whiA gene encoding DNA-binding protein WhiA, which produces MAMTAAVKDELSRVDVPKPCCRRAEMAALLRFAGGLHIVSGRVVVEAELDTGAVARRLRREIAEVYGYPSEIHVLASGGLRKGSHFIVRVVKDGEALARQTGLLDVRGRPVRGLPPHVVAANVCCAVSAWRGAFMAHGSLTEPGRSSALEITCPGPESALALVGAARRIGITAKNREVRGVDRVVVKDGDAIAALLTRIGAHSSVLAWEERRVRREVRATANRLANFDDANLRRSARAAVAAAARVTRALEILADDAPHHLTSAGRLRLEHRQASLEELGALADPPLTKDAIAGRIRRLLALADKRARDLGIPDTEAAVTPDMLVV; this is translated from the coding sequence ATGGCGATGACGGCCGCGGTCAAGGACGAGCTGAGTCGGGTCGACGTGCCGAAGCCCTGCTGTCGGCGGGCGGAGATGGCGGCCCTGCTGCGCTTCGCCGGCGGCCTGCACATCGTGTCGGGTCGCGTGGTGGTGGAGGCCGAGCTGGACACCGGGGCGGTGGCCCGGCGGCTCCGGCGGGAGATCGCCGAGGTCTACGGCTACCCGAGCGAGATCCACGTGCTGGCGTCGGGCGGCCTGCGCAAGGGCAGCCATTTCATCGTGCGGGTGGTCAAGGACGGCGAGGCGCTCGCCCGGCAGACCGGCCTGCTGGACGTGCGCGGCCGTCCGGTGCGTGGCCTGCCGCCGCACGTGGTCGCCGCGAACGTCTGCTGCGCGGTGTCGGCCTGGCGGGGCGCGTTCATGGCGCACGGCTCGCTGACCGAGCCGGGCCGCTCCAGCGCCCTGGAGATCACCTGCCCCGGCCCGGAGTCGGCGCTGGCCCTGGTCGGCGCGGCCCGCCGGATCGGCATCACCGCCAAGAACCGCGAGGTGCGCGGGGTGGACCGGGTGGTGGTCAAGGACGGCGACGCGATCGCCGCGCTGCTGACCCGGATCGGCGCCCACTCCAGCGTGCTGGCCTGGGAGGAGCGGCGGGTCCGCCGCGAGGTCCGGGCGACCGCAAACCGGCTGGCCAACTTCGACGACGCCAACCTGCGCCGCTCGGCCCGCGCCGCGGTGGCCGCCGCGGCCCGGGTGACCCGCGCGCTGGAGATCCTCGCCGACGACGCGCCCCACCACCTCACCTCGGCCGGCCGGCTGCGGCTGGAGCACCGGCAGGCCTCGCTGGAGGAGCTGGGCGCGCTGGCCGACCCGCCGCTGACCAAGGACGCCATCGCCGGCCGGATCCGCCGGCTGCTGGCGCTCGCCGACAAGCGGGCCCGCGACCTGGGCATCCCGGATACGGAAGCGGCCGTCACGCCCGACATGCTCGTGGTCTGA
- a CDS encoding gluconeogenesis factor YvcK family protein — MTQTKVVAFGGGHGLSASLRALRHCVPELDLDITAVVTVGDDGGSSGRLRAERGGLPPGDLRQALVALAGDHPATRRSAGLFQHRFAAVGKAGTGAGSGADPLAGHAVGNLVLCGLMELLGDPVAALDHAGAMLGAVGRVLPMSRQPVGIEARVRGADADHPEEVRTVRGQHQVAVSAGQVESLRLTPAAPVACAEAVAAVADADWLIFGPGSWYTSVLPHLLVPGLAHAIVASPARRLVTLNLVAEKETLGLSLADHLDTLHRYLPELKVDMVLADSKAVGDPEAVEGAAESLGARLVLAPVAVTDGTPRHDPAALGAALVPVLRADR, encoded by the coding sequence ATGACCCAGACGAAGGTGGTCGCCTTCGGCGGCGGGCACGGCCTCTCCGCGTCCCTGCGGGCACTGCGGCACTGCGTACCGGAGCTCGACCTCGACATCACCGCGGTGGTCACCGTCGGCGACGACGGCGGATCGAGCGGCCGGCTGCGCGCCGAGCGGGGCGGGCTGCCCCCGGGCGACCTGCGGCAGGCCCTGGTCGCGCTGGCCGGCGACCATCCGGCCACCCGACGCAGCGCCGGGCTGTTCCAGCACCGCTTCGCGGCCGTCGGCAAGGCGGGCACCGGCGCGGGGAGCGGGGCGGACCCGCTGGCCGGGCACGCGGTCGGCAACCTGGTGCTCTGCGGCCTGATGGAGCTGCTCGGCGACCCGGTGGCCGCGCTCGACCACGCCGGCGCGATGCTCGGCGCGGTCGGCCGGGTGCTGCCGATGTCCCGGCAGCCGGTGGGCATCGAGGCCCGGGTCCGCGGTGCCGACGCTGACCACCCCGAGGAGGTCCGCACCGTACGCGGCCAGCACCAGGTCGCGGTCAGCGCCGGGCAGGTGGAGTCGCTGCGGCTCACCCCCGCCGCGCCGGTGGCCTGCGCCGAGGCGGTGGCCGCGGTGGCCGACGCGGACTGGCTGATCTTCGGGCCCGGTAGCTGGTACACCAGCGTGCTGCCGCACCTGCTGGTGCCGGGGCTGGCGCACGCGATCGTCGCCAGCCCGGCCCGGCGGCTGGTCACCCTCAACCTGGTGGCGGAAAAGGAGACGCTCGGCCTCTCCCTGGCCGACCATCTGGACACCCTGCACCGCTATCTGCCCGAGTTGAAGGTGGACATGGTGCTGGCCGACTCCAAGGCGGTGGGTGACCCCGAAGCGGTCGAAGGTGCGGCAGAATCGCTGGGTGCCCGGCTGGTCCTCGCTCCCGTCGCCGTCACCGACGGCACGCCCCGTCATGATCCGGCCGCCCTGGGCGCCGCGCTGGTGCCTGTCCTGCGCGCCGATCGTTAA
- the rapZ gene encoding RNase adapter RapZ, whose product MGQPAPTEAETSLVVVTGLSGGGRSTVARALENVGYYVVDNLPQALMLDMAELAFKAGGAARRTAMVLDVRSRAFSTDLAGAIRELKDRGFSPRVVFVDADDEVLIRRFESVRRSHPLQGEGRLADGIAVERALLEEARDQADVIIDTSHLNVNQLRRRVEELFGGEDSRRLRITVISFGFKYGLPPDADFVMDARFLPNPYWVPELREHTGREEAVSSYVLGQEGADAFVAGYADLVNATTAGFEREGKRYLTVAVGCTGGKHRSVAIAEELAARLRQSGIAANAQHRDLGRE is encoded by the coding sequence CTGGGGCAGCCCGCGCCGACCGAGGCGGAGACCAGCCTGGTGGTGGTCACCGGCCTCTCCGGCGGCGGTCGCAGCACGGTGGCCCGGGCGCTGGAGAACGTCGGCTACTACGTGGTCGACAACCTGCCGCAGGCGTTGATGCTCGACATGGCGGAGCTGGCGTTCAAGGCCGGCGGCGCGGCCCGGCGTACGGCGATGGTGCTGGATGTCCGGTCGCGCGCCTTTTCCACCGATCTCGCGGGGGCGATCCGGGAGCTGAAGGACCGCGGGTTCTCTCCCCGGGTGGTCTTCGTCGACGCGGACGACGAGGTGCTGATCCGCCGGTTCGAGAGCGTCCGCCGCTCGCACCCACTGCAGGGCGAGGGGCGGCTCGCCGACGGCATCGCCGTCGAGCGCGCCCTGCTGGAGGAGGCCCGGGACCAGGCGGACGTGATCATCGACACCAGCCACCTCAACGTCAACCAGCTCCGCCGCCGGGTGGAGGAGCTCTTCGGCGGCGAGGACTCCCGCCGGCTGCGGATCACGGTGATCTCCTTCGGCTTCAAGTACGGCCTGCCGCCGGACGCCGACTTCGTGATGGACGCCCGGTTCCTGCCCAATCCGTACTGGGTGCCCGAACTGCGCGAGCACACGGGCCGGGAGGAGGCGGTCAGCTCGTACGTGCTGGGCCAGGAGGGCGCGGACGCCTTCGTGGCCGGGTACGCCGACCTGGTCAACGCCACCACCGCCGGGTTCGAACGTGAGGGCAAGCGCTACCTGACCGTCGCCGTCGGCTGCACCGGCGGCAAGCACCGCAGCGTCGCGATCGCCGAGGAGCTGGCCGCCCGGCTGCGCCAGTCCGGCATCGCCGCCAACGCCCAGCACCGGGACCTGGGGCGGGAATGA
- the recQ gene encoding DNA helicase RecQ — MVSPTDLRTEDALRVLRRVFGYDAFRGFQREVVDHVVAGGDALVLMPTGGGKSLCYQIPALVRDGVAVVVSPLIALMQDQVDALTAVGVRAGFLNSTQDPDARRRVEAAFLAGELDLLYLAPEALAVRSTVALLDRGTIALFAIDEAHCVSQWGHDFRPDYLNLSMLHERWPGVPRIALTATATSATRAEIATRLKLTEARHFVASFDRPNIQYRIVPKREPRKQLLALLRDEHPGDAGIVYCLSRASVEKTAEFLVQQGIPALPYHAGLDAATRAANQQRFLREDGLVMVATIAFGMGIDKPDVRFVAHLDLPKSVEGYYQETGRAGRDGLPSTAWLAYGLQDVVQQRKMIETSEGDLAHRRNLATHLDAMLALCETVRCRRVQLLEYFGETATTACGNCDTCLSPPECWDGTVAAQKLLSTVFRLDRERNQRFGAGHCIDILLGRRTDKITQYGHDSLTVFGIGTELREAEWRGVVRQLLAEGLLAVEGDYGTLALTAASSEVLGRRRTVTMRREPERPASGRAAKPRGAATIVAELSPAAASVFERLRAWRATTAKEQGVPAYVIFHDATLRQIATDAPASLAELSRINGVGENKLARHGEQILTVIAEEP, encoded by the coding sequence ATGGTCTCCCCCACCGATCTGCGGACCGAGGACGCGCTGCGGGTGCTCCGGCGGGTGTTCGGCTACGACGCCTTCCGGGGCTTCCAGCGGGAGGTCGTCGACCACGTGGTGGCCGGCGGCGACGCGCTGGTGCTGATGCCGACCGGTGGCGGCAAGTCGCTCTGCTACCAGATTCCCGCGCTGGTCCGGGACGGCGTGGCGGTCGTCGTCTCGCCGCTGATCGCCCTGATGCAGGACCAGGTCGACGCCCTGACCGCGGTCGGCGTGCGGGCCGGCTTCCTCAACTCGACCCAGGATCCGGACGCCCGGCGCCGGGTCGAGGCGGCTTTTCTCGCCGGCGAGCTGGACCTGCTCTACCTGGCTCCGGAGGCGCTGGCCGTCCGCTCCACCGTCGCGCTACTCGACCGCGGCACCATCGCGCTCTTCGCCATCGACGAGGCGCACTGCGTCTCCCAGTGGGGTCACGACTTCCGCCCCGACTACCTCAACCTGTCGATGCTGCACGAGCGGTGGCCCGGCGTACCGCGGATCGCGCTGACCGCGACCGCGACCAGCGCCACCCGCGCGGAGATCGCCACCCGGCTCAAGCTCACCGAGGCCCGGCACTTCGTGGCCAGCTTCGACCGGCCCAACATCCAGTACCGGATCGTGCCCAAGCGGGAGCCGCGCAAGCAGCTGCTCGCCCTGCTGCGCGACGAGCACCCCGGCGACGCCGGCATCGTCTACTGCCTCTCCCGCGCCTCGGTGGAGAAGACGGCCGAGTTCCTGGTCCAGCAGGGCATCCCGGCGCTGCCCTACCACGCCGGCCTGGACGCGGCGACCCGCGCGGCCAACCAGCAGCGCTTCCTGCGCGAGGACGGCCTGGTCATGGTGGCCACGATCGCCTTCGGGATGGGCATCGACAAGCCCGACGTCCGCTTCGTCGCCCACCTCGACCTGCCCAAGTCGGTGGAGGGCTACTACCAGGAGACCGGCCGCGCCGGCCGGGACGGCCTGCCCTCCACCGCCTGGCTCGCCTACGGGCTCCAGGACGTGGTGCAGCAGCGGAAGATGATCGAGACGTCGGAGGGCGATCTGGCGCACCGCCGCAACCTCGCGACCCACCTGGACGCGATGCTGGCCCTCTGCGAGACGGTCCGCTGCCGCCGGGTCCAGCTGCTCGAATACTTCGGCGAGACGGCGACGACCGCGTGCGGCAACTGCGACACCTGCCTGAGCCCGCCCGAGTGCTGGGACGGCACGGTCGCCGCGCAGAAGCTGCTCTCCACCGTCTTCCGGTTGGACCGGGAGCGCAACCAGCGGTTCGGCGCCGGGCACTGCATCGACATCCTGCTCGGCCGGCGGACCGACAAGATCACCCAGTACGGCCACGACTCGCTGACCGTCTTCGGCATCGGCACCGAGCTGCGCGAGGCCGAGTGGCGGGGCGTGGTCCGGCAGCTGCTCGCCGAGGGCCTGCTGGCCGTCGAGGGCGACTACGGCACGCTGGCGCTGACCGCGGCGAGCTCCGAGGTGCTGGGTCGGCGGCGCACCGTGACCATGCGCCGCGAGCCGGAGCGGCCGGCGTCCGGCCGGGCGGCGAAGCCCCGGGGCGCTGCCACCATCGTCGCCGAGCTCTCCCCGGCCGCCGCTTCGGTCTTCGAGCGGTTGCGGGCGTGGCGGGCGACCACCGCGAAGGAGCAGGGGGTGCCGGCGTACGTGATCTTCCACGACGCCACCCTGCGCCAGATCGCCACCGACGCGCCGGCCTCGCTCGCCGAGCTGTCCCGGATCAACGGCGTCGGCGAGAACAAACTGGCCAGGCACGGCGAGCAGATTCTGACCGTGATCGCCGAGGAGCCCTGA
- the uvrC gene encoding excinuclease ABC subunit UvrC yields MADPSTYRPAPGTIPESPGVYRFRDGTGRVIYVGKAKNLRSRLNSYFADLWGLHQRTQQMVTTAESVDWVTVGTEVEALQLEYTWIKQYDPRFNVRYRDDKSYPYLAVTLDEEYPRLQVMRGAKRKGVRYFGPYSHAWAIRETLDLLLRVFPARTCSSGVFKRAGQVGRPCLLGYIGKCSAPCVGSVSAEQHRETVNGFCDFMAGRTDTMVRKLEREMIEASEQLEFERAARLRDDIAALRRAMEKQTVVLGDGTDADVVAFADDPLEAAVQVFHVRDGRVRGQRGWVVEKTEDLTMGDLVHHFCTQVYGGEQGEADVPRELLVPALPTDADALADWLATHRGSRVSLRVPQRGDKKSLLETVERNAKDALARHKLKRAGDLTTRSKALDEIADGLGMRTSPLRIECFDVSQIQGTDVVASMVVFEDGLPRKSEYRRFIVRGATDDLSAMSEVLRRRFARYLDARAETGEIGDETASDPDRPGIDPTTGRPRKFAYPPQLVVVDGGAPQVAAAAQALAELGIDDVALCGLAKRLEEVWLPDDEFPVILPRTSEGLYLLQRVRDEAHRFAITFHRQRRSKRMTASALDNIPGLGEVRRKALLRHFGSLKRLSAATVEEITEVPGVGKRTAEAILAALHDGEAKAPTTD; encoded by the coding sequence GTGGCTGACCCCTCGACCTACCGTCCGGCACCCGGCACCATCCCGGAGTCGCCGGGGGTCTACCGCTTCCGTGACGGCACCGGCCGGGTGATCTACGTCGGCAAGGCGAAGAATCTGCGCAGCCGACTCAACTCCTACTTCGCCGACCTCTGGGGCCTGCACCAGCGCACCCAGCAGATGGTCACCACCGCCGAGTCGGTCGACTGGGTCACCGTGGGCACCGAGGTCGAGGCGCTCCAGCTCGAATACACCTGGATCAAGCAGTACGACCCGAGGTTCAACGTCCGCTACCGCGACGACAAGTCCTACCCCTACCTGGCCGTCACCCTCGACGAGGAGTATCCGCGGCTGCAGGTCATGCGGGGCGCCAAGCGCAAGGGAGTGCGCTACTTCGGGCCGTACTCGCACGCCTGGGCCATCCGCGAGACGCTCGACCTGCTGCTCCGCGTCTTCCCGGCGCGGACCTGCTCGTCCGGCGTGTTCAAGCGGGCCGGGCAGGTCGGCCGTCCGTGCCTGCTGGGCTACATCGGCAAGTGCTCCGCGCCCTGTGTCGGCAGCGTCTCCGCCGAGCAGCACCGGGAGACCGTCAACGGCTTCTGCGACTTCATGGCCGGCCGCACCGACACCATGGTCCGCAAGCTCGAACGGGAGATGATCGAGGCCAGCGAGCAGCTGGAGTTCGAGCGGGCGGCCCGGCTGCGGGACGACATCGCGGCGCTGCGCCGGGCGATGGAGAAGCAGACCGTGGTGCTCGGCGACGGCACCGACGCCGACGTGGTGGCCTTCGCCGACGACCCGCTGGAGGCGGCCGTCCAGGTCTTCCACGTCCGCGACGGCCGGGTTCGCGGCCAGCGTGGCTGGGTGGTGGAGAAGACCGAGGACCTCACCATGGGCGACCTGGTGCACCACTTCTGCACCCAGGTCTACGGCGGCGAGCAGGGCGAGGCGGACGTGCCCCGGGAGCTGCTCGTGCCCGCGCTGCCCACCGACGCCGACGCCCTCGCGGACTGGCTGGCCACCCACCGGGGCAGCCGGGTGTCGCTGCGGGTGCCGCAGCGCGGCGACAAGAAGTCGCTGCTGGAGACCGTGGAGCGCAACGCGAAGGACGCGCTGGCCCGGCACAAGCTCAAGCGGGCCGGTGACCTGACCACCCGCAGCAAGGCGCTCGACGAGATCGCCGACGGGCTCGGCATGCGTACCTCGCCGCTGCGCATCGAGTGCTTCGACGTCTCGCAGATCCAGGGCACCGACGTGGTCGCCAGCATGGTGGTCTTCGAGGACGGGCTGCCGCGCAAGAGCGAATACCGCCGGTTCATCGTCCGGGGCGCGACCGACGACCTGTCGGCGATGTCGGAGGTGCTGCGCCGGCGCTTCGCCCGCTACCTCGACGCCCGCGCCGAGACCGGGGAGATCGGCGACGAGACCGCCAGCGACCCGGACCGGCCCGGCATCGACCCCACCACCGGCCGGCCGCGCAAGTTCGCGTACCCGCCGCAACTGGTGGTGGTCGACGGCGGCGCGCCGCAGGTCGCGGCGGCCGCGCAGGCCCTGGCCGAGCTGGGCATCGACGACGTGGCGCTGTGCGGGCTGGCCAAGCGGCTGGAGGAGGTCTGGCTGCCCGACGACGAGTTCCCGGTCATCCTGCCGCGCACCTCCGAGGGGCTTTACCTGCTGCAGCGGGTCCGGGACGAGGCCCACCGGTTCGCCATCACCTTCCACCGGCAGCGGCGGTCCAAGCGGATGACCGCCTCGGCGCTGGACAACATCCCCGGGCTGGGCGAGGTGCGGCGCAAGGCGCTGCTGCGACACTTCGGCTCGCTCAAGCGGCTCTCGGCCGCGACGGTCGAGGAGATCACCGAGGTCCCCGGGGTGGGGAAGCGGACGGCGGAGGCGATCCTCGCCGCCCTGCACGACGGCGAGGCGAAGGCCCCGACGACCGACTGA
- a CDS encoding Rieske (2Fe-2S) protein, with protein MSDDQVLTGPGTQTRRTLLAGVGAVGASVVLAGCGGDAGETGGGTAPTSGGPSVSSAGDPAGGNRDTTGPLARTTDIPVGGGAVFASKGVVITQPNPGEFKGFDPICTHQGCPVSNVDGGTINCTCHNSKFSIADGSVKQGPATRPLAPKNIKVTGDQISLA; from the coding sequence ATGAGTGACGATCAGGTGCTGACCGGACCGGGTACGCAGACGCGACGGACACTGCTCGCGGGCGTAGGCGCGGTCGGGGCGTCGGTCGTGCTGGCCGGCTGCGGCGGTGACGCGGGCGAGACCGGCGGTGGCACGGCCCCGACCAGCGGTGGCCCGAGCGTGAGCAGCGCCGGCGACCCCGCGGGCGGCAACCGGGACACCACCGGCCCGCTGGCACGCACCACGGACATCCCGGTCGGCGGCGGGGCGGTCTTCGCCAGCAAGGGCGTGGTGATCACCCAGCCGAACCCGGGTGAGTTCAAGGGCTTCGACCCGATCTGCACCCACCAGGGTTGCCCGGTGTCGAACGTCGACGGCGGCACCATCAACTGCACCTGCCACAACAGCAAATTTTCCATCGCCGACGGCTCGGTGAAGCAGGGCCCCGCGACTCGCCCCCTGGCCCCCAAGAACATCAAGGTCACCGGCGACCAGATCTCCCTCGCCTGA